One Ranitomeya imitator isolate aRanImi1 chromosome 4, aRanImi1.pri, whole genome shotgun sequence genomic window, TTCACAGTCGACCCCTGTGTATGATGCTCGTTTTCTCTCATTTTATGTTAGTGGCTTTCTTGAGTGGAGTGATTTAATGAATAGGTCCCGCTGCCCATTTTAGTTTCACCTCTCAGGGTTCCATGCTACCTACTGGAGGTAAAGAGTTTGACCCCTCTTCCTCATGGCTGCCCCTTTTCTGACAATCTATGACCAGGGGTGGAATATGTCATGTGCAGTTCCACACAGAGTTTATTATGGGAGACCACTAAGGATGGTCATCATGCACTTATGCCACCAGCTCAATATACTGAAAAAAGTGCTGCACGCAAAAGGGTCTTACCCAAGTATGAGGGATAAAGGTAGGGGAGTCATTCTCAACTTGGGAGGTTGTGTGTGACACATCCACTATATAGCGTACAGGAATCAATTCATACATTAAAAACATTGGATTTCAAATACGCTACTGAATCCAAGATCCAAAGACAAGATGGTTAATTGAAAGCAGTTTATTGTCAATGCGTTTCAAAGTTAGTAACGACTGCTTCCGCAGGACAACCACATGTGGTTCAAAATCAGTAATGACTCCTTCCTCAGGGCAACCGCATGTGGTTCAAAATCAGTAATGATTCCTTCCTCAGGACATCCACATGTGGTTCAAAATCAGTAATGATTCCTTCCTCAGGACATCCACATGTGGTTCAAAATCAGTAATGATTCCTTCCTCAGGACATCCACATGTGGTTCAAAATCAGTAATGATTCCTTCCTCAGGACATCCACATGTGGTTCAAAATCAGTAATGATTCCTTCCTCAGGACATCCACATGTGGTTCAAAATTGGTAGTGACTCCGTCCTCAGGAGAACCACATGTTTCAAaattggtagtgatgagcgagtgtactcgttgctcaggtggtctccaagtattttacTGCTCGAAGATTaaattttcatcgcctcagcagcatgatttgcagctattagcaaccaggcaacccccacatgtactcagcctggctagtagctgtaaatcattcggctgccgtgatgaaaactaaatctccgaacactaacaaatactcagaggtcacccgagcatgctcgtgaaaacccgagcaacgagtatactcgctcatcgctagtagtgactccttcatcaggacaaCCTCATTTGGTTCAAAATCTGTAATGACTACTTCCTCGGGACAACCACATGTGGTTCAAAATCAGTAGCAACTCCTTCCTCGGGATAACCTCATGGTTGTCTTGAGGAAGGAGTTGTTACAGACTTTGAAACTCATTGACAATAAGCCACTTTCAATTAACCATCTTGTCTTCAGAGCTTGGATTCAGCAGCGCATTTAATATCCACTATTACTGTTTTTATGTACCCGCTTATTATACATACTAAGGGGTCACTTGGGTAACTCCTTTAGCATTTTCCTATTTTGCCTGTTCTGTGAATTATATGGACTGTTCTGTGCTTGGTAATGTTACATCTGCAGTGAAGATTAAGTGATACATAGGCCTGCCCATCCCCCCGATATACAGGTATGGGGTTTCCTAGTACAATGCAGTTGTCTGAGGATGGGAAACCTCCTTATATACCGTATGTCTTTTGTGCCACGTTTGTCCTGTTTTTGTGATTTCAGCGGATTGCTAATGTTATTCGCTAATAGTGACCCGTCCCTGCTTATTATATAATGGCTTGGTATGTGTTCAGCAGAGTCTACCATAGTCTTCATTTACCGTTGTCCTTGTGTTTTATAGGAAGGCACTCTTCTCAGCTCTCCATTTCTCAAGGGATTCCTCGCTGGCTATATCGTTTCCAAACTCAGGGCTTCTGCTTTCCTCGGTTTTGTGGTAGGAACGTGCACAGGAATCTATGCTGCCCAAGCCTATGCAGTACCCAACGTGGAGAAGACTATCAAGGACTACCTTAGTTCTTTAAGAAAAGGACCAGATTAGACTGGAAAGAAAGTGCTGATACTCCAATATCCGCTCCTTCAGTGCTTTAAGTGCTTTACTGGAACTCTTCACAATGCTGGCTACTTGGTGATTGCATACAGGCGCAACGTGTGCAACTGTCTCTGCAGTCGGTGGCAGGGGTGAGCTCCGCAGATACACCATGCTGCTAGGTGCTTTCATATTCCTTCTCTATAGTTAATGCAAACCATATTTAGGATGAAATATTAGAGCCGAGATATCTCACCATTTATTGGCACAGTTCTCCTTTGCCAGGCAACCAGCTAATTACTAGAACactcatatttttatttttgggggTCAGATTGCACATATATATATCGTacaaatggcttttttttttagctcAGATATAACCTGAAATGTCTCGTTTTCTCCAATCATTTCTGTATCATAAATTTCACAAACACTTTTTAATTTGTTGATCAATAAATGAATTGTGATGCCAATTCTGGAAACCTCTGCATACCTGCCGCTATACAGTACATACCAGCCTTTTACATAGTACAGCAGGGATGTTTGTCACTAATATGGGACCAGAGGAATCCTTACGTTCCTCTGCCGGTGAGATGCTCAGGGGGGCACTCTGGGGACTAATGCTAGTGGTCTCTGTAGTCATTTATGGCTCTCATGCTCCTCTGATATCCTTGTGCAGAATTGGAGGTCAGATTCCCTTCAGTTCCTCTTCGGTAGTCCTTCTAATTGAATTATCCAAGCTGATGATATCTGGGGTGATGCTTCTGCTCTGGGATCGCAGGTCCATGCAGTTACCAGTCCCATGGCGACTGGCCGTTCCTTATGCGCTGCCTGCCGTCCTGTACGGCACTAATAATAATTTGGTGGTTCACATGCAGCACTTCATGGACCCCAGCAGTTTCCAAGTCTTGAGTAACTTAAAGATTGTCAGTACTGCTGTGATGTACAGTATCTTCCTACGTCAGCATCTCTCCATCAGAAAGTGGCTTGCCCTGTCCTTACTGACCGCCGCGGGTGTGGTTTACAGCTATGGTGGCATTCAAGATCTAGAGGAACAAGCCTCCGACCCTCACCTCTACGTCAGTCTGCCAGGTCTTCTCCTCATGGTGGTCTACTGCCTGATTTCTGGACTGTCTGCCGTTTACACCGAGGTGACACTGAAGGCTCAGAAAATCCCATTAAACCTACAGAACATTTTCTTATATTCGTTCGGTATAATTGTGAACTTTCTGCTTCACTTTACGGGAAGTCACAGTGGTGGTTTTCTAGATGGCTTCTCCATTTGGGTTTTGGTTATCATCATAAGCCAGGCACTCAATGGCTTGATTATGTCCGCCGTAATGAAGCACAGCAGTAACCTCACCAGACTGTTCATCATTTCCTTCTCCATGCTTGTAAATGGACTGTTATCTTACCTGCTGCTCCAGCTCTGGCTCACTCCACTGTTCTTTATTGCAGTTCTTCTCATTGGCTTTGCTGTCTATTTGTTCTATGGCATCACATGAAATTCTGAGATAATGTCGCATTTCATTTGGTCTGTATATTCCCAAAGAATTATGGGGGGAAATGAGTTTTCT contains:
- the SLC35A4 gene encoding probable UDP-sugar transporter protein SLC35A4 codes for the protein MFVTNMGPEESLRSSAGEMLRGALWGLMLVVSVVIYGSHAPLISLCRIGGQIPFSSSSVVLLIELSKLMISGVMLLLWDRRSMQLPVPWRLAVPYALPAVLYGTNNNLVVHMQHFMDPSSFQVLSNLKIVSTAVMYSIFLRQHLSIRKWLALSLLTAAGVVYSYGGIQDLEEQASDPHLYVSLPGLLLMVVYCLISGLSAVYTEVTLKAQKIPLNLQNIFLYSFGIIVNFLLHFTGSHSGGFLDGFSIWVLVIIISQALNGLIMSAVMKHSSNLTRLFIISFSMLVNGLLSYLLLQLWLTPLFFIAVLLIGFAVYLFYGIT
- the LOC138675480 gene encoding SLC35A4 upstream open reading frame protein; amino-acid sequence: MADDKDSPKLKDLVFLKNQLAGLQRKLENEVQAGVSQEGTLLSSPFLKGFLAGYIVSKLRASAFLGFVVGTCTGIYAAQAYAVPNVEKTIKDYLSSLRKGPD